The following proteins are encoded in a genomic region of Kineosporiaceae bacterium:
- the ychF gene encoding redox-regulated ATPase YchF — protein sequence MALTIGIVGLPNVGKSTLFNALTKADVLAANYPFATIEPNVGVVALPDERLGVLAGIFGSERLVPATVSFVDIAGIVKGASEGEGLGNKFLANIREADAICQVVRAFADDDVVHVAGRVDPADDIEVVHTELILADLQTLEKAIPRIEKEVKGKKTDRAVLDAALAAVEKLNAGTPLYATDLDLGPIRELSLMTAKPFLYVFNVDESGLSDTALQDTMRALVAPSDAIFLDAKLESELVELEPDEAAELLASVGQDVSGLDQLARIGFHTLGLQTYLTAGPKESRAWTIHQGWTAPQAAGVIHTDFQRGFIKAEVVGFADLVDAGSMAEAKSRGKVRIEGKDYVMVDGDVVEFRFNV from the coding sequence GTGGCCCTCACCATCGGCATCGTCGGACTGCCCAACGTCGGCAAGTCCACCCTGTTCAACGCGCTGACCAAGGCGGACGTCCTCGCGGCGAACTATCCGTTCGCGACCATCGAGCCCAATGTCGGCGTGGTCGCGCTGCCCGACGAACGCCTCGGCGTCCTGGCCGGGATCTTCGGCAGTGAGCGCCTGGTGCCGGCAACGGTGTCGTTCGTCGACATCGCGGGCATCGTCAAGGGCGCCAGCGAGGGCGAAGGGCTGGGCAACAAGTTCCTGGCCAACATCCGCGAGGCCGACGCGATCTGCCAGGTGGTGCGGGCGTTCGCGGACGACGACGTGGTGCACGTCGCGGGTCGGGTCGACCCCGCCGACGACATCGAGGTGGTGCACACCGAGCTGATCCTGGCCGACCTGCAGACGCTCGAGAAGGCGATCCCGCGGATCGAGAAGGAGGTCAAGGGCAAGAAGACCGACCGTGCTGTGCTGGATGCGGCCCTCGCTGCGGTGGAGAAGCTGAACGCCGGAACGCCCTTGTACGCAACGGATCTCGATCTCGGGCCGATCCGCGAGCTGTCGCTGATGACGGCCAAGCCGTTCCTGTACGTGTTCAACGTCGACGAGTCCGGCCTGAGCGATACCGCGCTGCAGGACACGATGCGCGCGCTGGTCGCGCCGTCCGACGCGATCTTCCTGGACGCCAAGCTGGAGTCGGAGCTGGTCGAGCTCGAACCCGACGAGGCGGCCGAGTTGCTGGCCAGCGTCGGGCAGGACGTCTCGGGTCTGGACCAGTTGGCGCGCATCGGGTTTCACACTCTCGGCCTGCAGACCTACCTCACCGCCGGCCCGAAGGAATCGCGCGCCTGGACGATCCACCAGGGCTGGACGGCGCCCCAGGCCGCCGGGGTCATCCACACCGACTTCCAGCGCGGGTTCATCAAGGCCGAGGTGGTCGGCTTCGCCGACCTGGTGGACGCCGGGTCGATGGCCGAGGCGAAGTCGCGCGGCAAGGTGCGCATCGAGGGCAAGGACTATGTGATGGTGGACGGCGACGTGGTCGAGTTCCGGTTCAACGTGTAG
- a CDS encoding 4-hydroxy-3-methylbut-2-enyl diphosphate reductase → MTGVSETGQVETEQVETARRVLLAAPRGYCAGVDRAVEAVEKALDLYGAPVYVRKQIVHNRHVVATLEQRGAVFVDETDAVPEGALVVFSAHGVAPVVHQQAAERGLRTIDATCPLVTKVHKEAIRFAREDYDILLVGHTGHEEVEGTAGEAPQHIQVVNGPDDVASVTVRDPARVVWLSQTTLSVDETMETVRRLRERFPQLADPPSDDICYATQNRQVAVKKIAPECDLVIVVGSSNSSNSVRLVEVALEHGARAAHRVDWAAELDEAWLSDDVTAVGLTSGASVPEVLVQGVLDWLAERGYGEVQEVRTAEEDLLFSLPHELRRDLKRSAP, encoded by the coding sequence GACGGGTATTGCTGGCTGCGCCGCGGGGCTACTGCGCCGGGGTCGACCGGGCCGTGGAGGCGGTGGAGAAGGCCCTCGACCTGTACGGCGCGCCCGTGTACGTGCGCAAGCAGATCGTGCACAACCGGCACGTGGTGGCCACGCTCGAGCAGCGCGGTGCGGTGTTCGTCGACGAGACCGACGCCGTGCCCGAGGGAGCGCTGGTGGTGTTCTCGGCGCACGGGGTGGCGCCGGTGGTGCACCAGCAGGCCGCGGAGCGGGGGTTGCGGACCATCGATGCGACGTGTCCGCTGGTGACCAAGGTGCACAAGGAGGCGATCCGGTTCGCGCGGGAGGACTACGACATCCTGCTGGTCGGGCACACCGGTCACGAGGAGGTCGAGGGCACCGCGGGCGAGGCGCCGCAGCACATCCAAGTGGTCAACGGCCCGGACGACGTCGCGTCGGTGACGGTGCGCGACCCCGCCAGGGTGGTGTGGCTGAGCCAGACCACGCTGTCGGTGGACGAGACGATGGAGACGGTGCGCCGGCTGCGCGAGCGGTTCCCGCAGCTGGCCGACCCACCGAGTGACGACATTTGCTATGCGACGCAGAACCGTCAGGTGGCGGTGAAGAAGATCGCCCCGGAGTGCGACCTGGTGATCGTGGTCGGGTCGAGCAACTCGTCGAACTCGGTGCGCCTGGTCGAGGTGGCGCTGGAGCACGGTGCGCGCGCGGCGCACCGGGTCGACTGGGCCGCCGAACTCGACGAGGCCTGGCTGTCGGACGACGTGACCGCTGTGGGGCTGACGTCGGGAGCGTCGGTACCCGAGGTGCTGGTTCAGGGCGTGTTGGACTGGCTGGCCGAGCGAGGTTACGGCGAGGTGCAGGAGGTCCGGACCGCCGAGGAGGACCTGCTGTTCTCCCTGCCCCACGAACTGCGCCGAGACCTCAAGCGCTCCGCCCCGTAA
- a CDS encoding VOC family protein, translating into MDEGAETYPQLLQTVLDCTDPRQLAEFYRELLGLVYRAGDEPAAFGPGDPAPDWLVLLTRTGQRSLAFQQVDRLERTTWPAPDVPQQLHLDLTVPSREDLDVQHERALGFGARLVLDRSDDPQEPLRVYADPAGHTFCLFVA; encoded by the coding sequence GTGGACGAGGGCGCCGAGACGTACCCCCAGCTGCTGCAAACCGTGCTCGACTGCACGGACCCCCGGCAGCTGGCGGAGTTCTACCGCGAACTGCTCGGGCTGGTCTATCGCGCGGGGGACGAGCCCGCGGCGTTCGGGCCCGGCGACCCCGCCCCGGACTGGCTGGTCCTGCTCACGCGGACCGGGCAGCGGAGTCTCGCCTTTCAACAGGTGGATCGGCTCGAGCGGACGACCTGGCCCGCGCCCGACGTGCCGCAACAGCTCCACCTGGATCTGACCGTGCCCAGCCGGGAGGATCTCGATGTCCAGCACGAGCGGGCACTCGGGTTCGGTGCGCGGTTGGTGCTCGATCGCTCGGACGATCCGCAGGAGCCACTGCGCGTCTACGCCGACCCGGCGGGGCACACGTTCTGTCTGTTCGTCGCCTGA
- a CDS encoding DUF1971 domain-containing protein, whose amino-acid sequence MASIGDLPDDVEFVRVTPTFDEHTVPAGLLAAHQVAAGVWGRLVVHAGAVRFVFEDDGEAHDLVAGATVAIPPQRRHHLELTGPVRLAVEFHRAQR is encoded by the coding sequence ATGGCGAGCATCGGCGACCTGCCCGACGACGTGGAGTTCGTCCGGGTCACACCGACCTTCGACGAGCACACGGTCCCGGCGGGGCTGCTGGCGGCACATCAGGTTGCGGCCGGCGTGTGGGGGCGGCTCGTCGTCCATGCGGGCGCCGTCCGGTTCGTGTTCGAGGATGACGGCGAGGCGCACGACCTGGTGGCCGGCGCGACCGTCGCCATCCCGCCGCAACGTCGGCATCACCTCGAGCTGACCGGTCCGGTCCGCCTGGCGGTGGAATTCCATCGCGCCCAACGCTGA
- a CDS encoding DUF305 domain-containing protein, whose product MSGQSSSMPGGSPTDSAARAGDVMFAQMMIPHHQQAVEMADLALMNASASASLEGLAQQIKAAQGPEITMMNEWLGEWGAPTSAPMDHGTSGMMSDEAMASLKAAQGAQFHRAWLEMMIEHHQGAVTMARDVLSSTEDAEVERLAQAIIAGQQKEITQMQGMFG is encoded by the coding sequence ATGTCCGGCCAGTCGAGCTCGATGCCGGGTGGTTCCCCGACGGACTCTGCGGCTCGCGCCGGCGACGTGATGTTCGCGCAGATGATGATCCCCCACCACCAGCAGGCCGTCGAGATGGCCGATCTCGCGCTGATGAATGCCTCCGCCTCCGCGAGCCTCGAGGGATTGGCGCAGCAGATCAAGGCAGCACAGGGCCCGGAGATCACCATGATGAACGAGTGGTTGGGGGAGTGGGGAGCCCCGACCTCGGCCCCCATGGACCACGGAACCAGCGGCATGATGTCCGACGAAGCCATGGCCTCACTGAAGGCGGCCCAGGGCGCTCAGTTCCATCGCGCCTGGCTCGAGATGATGATCGAGCACCATCAGGGCGCCGTGACGATGGCTCGTGACGTCCTCTCCTCCACCGAAGACGCCGAGGTCGAGCGTCTGGCGCAGGCGATCATCGCCGGGCAGCAGAAGGAGATCACCCAGATGCAGGGCATGTTCGGATGA
- a CDS encoding MFS transporter, whose protein sequence is MIRAVHDADSGVVTLRRLPLLVAGQVLGGIGVASGIAVGGLLAEKLSGSASLAGLAQTASVLGGALLAVPLAHLAERRGRSASLTLGYLIALTGGVGVIAAAVLGLFPLLLLAMAMFGAGTAVGLQARYAAIDGVDVLHRGRTLSLVVWATTIGSVLAPNFSGVGGRVGTAVGIPALAGPFLFSLIAFGLAGMLTAVLPGGRIPLSHKNSTVTMSDAWRAVRTRPAAIAGLTAMAGAHAAMVGVMVMTPVHLGHGGATLQIIGVVISVHIAGMYALSPVMGVLTDRWGSQRTILLGVGILLASLFSAAASGEHQHVQVGLALSLLGLGWSACMVAGSSLLSGSVPDDVRTRVQGVGDLVMGMTAAAAGALAGPVLDAAGYSVLSLGAIGLLVPIVLLVLRSLLTLTPTPSR, encoded by the coding sequence ATCATCAGGGCGGTCCATGACGCAGACTCAGGGGTTGTGACCCTTCGTCGTCTGCCCCTGCTCGTCGCCGGACAGGTGCTCGGTGGCATCGGTGTCGCCAGCGGCATCGCCGTCGGTGGCCTGCTCGCCGAGAAGCTGTCGGGATCGGCCTCGTTGGCCGGGCTGGCGCAAACCGCGTCGGTGCTGGGCGGCGCGCTGCTCGCCGTCCCGCTGGCTCATCTGGCCGAACGGCGCGGTCGATCGGCGTCACTGACCCTGGGGTACCTGATCGCCCTGACCGGCGGGGTCGGGGTGATCGCGGCCGCGGTGCTGGGCCTGTTCCCCCTGCTGCTGCTCGCCATGGCGATGTTCGGCGCCGGCACCGCGGTCGGACTGCAGGCACGCTACGCCGCGATCGACGGCGTCGATGTGCTGCACCGTGGTCGGACGCTGTCACTCGTCGTCTGGGCGACCACCATCGGGTCGGTGCTGGCCCCGAACTTCTCCGGCGTCGGGGGCCGGGTGGGGACCGCGGTCGGCATCCCGGCGCTCGCCGGGCCGTTCCTGTTCTCGCTCATCGCGTTCGGCCTGGCCGGCATGCTCACCGCCGTCCTGCCCGGCGGACGGATCCCGTTGAGCCACAAGAACTCGACCGTGACGATGTCCGATGCCTGGCGCGCGGTGCGGACGCGCCCGGCAGCGATCGCCGGGCTGACCGCGATGGCCGGGGCCCACGCCGCGATGGTGGGCGTGATGGTGATGACCCCGGTGCACCTCGGCCACGGCGGCGCCACGCTGCAGATCATCGGCGTGGTGATCAGTGTGCACATCGCCGGCATGTACGCCCTGAGCCCGGTCATGGGTGTGTTGACCGACCGCTGGGGTTCGCAGCGCACCATCCTGCTCGGCGTGGGCATCCTGCTGGCGTCACTGTTCAGTGCTGCGGCCTCGGGCGAACACCAGCACGTCCAGGTGGGGTTGGCGCTGAGCCTGCTGGGGCTGGGCTGGTCGGCTTGCATGGTGGCCGGGTCGTCGCTGCTGTCGGGCAGCGTGCCGGACGACGTGCGCACCCGGGTGCAGGGCGTCGGTGACCTGGTGATGGGCATGACCGCCGCCGCGGCCGGTGCGCTCGCCGGCCCGGTACTGGACGCCGCGGGCTACAGCGTGTTGTCGCTGGGCGCCATCGGCTTGCTGGTACCGATCGTGCTGCTGGTGCTGCGGTCCCTGCTGACCCTCACCCCCACCCCCTCTCGGTGA
- a CDS encoding DUF4287 domain-containing protein: MAEQVKGPRSYFPSIEKKYGQPITHWMSQLDAVRGAKHLEQVTFLKEQHGLGHGHANALVAVYRSENGL; encoded by the coding sequence ATGGCAGAGCAGGTCAAGGGACCGCGCTCGTACTTCCCGTCGATCGAGAAGAAGTACGGCCAACCGATCACGCACTGGATGAGCCAGCTGGACGCCGTCCGGGGGGCCAAGCACCTGGAGCAGGTGACGTTCCTGAAGGAGCAACACGGCCTCGGGCACGGCCACGCGAACGCGCTGGTCGCCGTCTACCGCAGCGAGAACGGGCTCTGA
- a CDS encoding DNA recombination protein RmuC, with protein MTATTMLALLAGLLGGAVLTWLLAVPLHRERLARALGESELLRERITDLEGAASQDRELAATLAPLAGSLGRVEQQVQALERDRIAQMSTLSEQLALVRTQTTALAGALRSPTSRGVWGEVQLRRVVEHAGMLARVDFTPQAHVMSPNGGSVRPDLVVHLPGGKNVVVDAKAPLAAFLEASEAPLDHPDGAARRAQAATAHARALRAHVEALAAKEYWRAFDPCPELVICFVPGEAFLAEACSADPALLEHAMARRVVLATPTTLLALLRTVALTWQTEALSGSAREVFTVGRELYARLGTLAGHTTRLGRSLERAVEDYNGLVGTLERRVLVSARRLNDLELTDDVLPSPTPLLVTRRPLTAPELLDDAAG; from the coding sequence ATGACCGCAACGACCATGCTCGCGCTGCTCGCCGGCCTGCTCGGTGGCGCCGTCCTGACCTGGCTGCTCGCCGTGCCGCTGCACCGCGAGCGTCTGGCCCGCGCACTCGGCGAGAGCGAACTACTGCGCGAACGCATCACCGACCTCGAGGGCGCCGCCTCCCAGGACCGTGAACTGGCCGCCACCCTGGCGCCTCTGGCCGGCAGCCTCGGCCGGGTCGAACAGCAGGTGCAGGCGTTGGAGCGTGACCGCATCGCCCAGATGTCGACGCTGAGCGAACAACTCGCCCTGGTGCGCACCCAGACCACGGCCCTGGCCGGGGCGCTGCGCTCGCCGACCTCGCGGGGAGTGTGGGGTGAGGTGCAGCTGCGCCGGGTCGTCGAGCACGCCGGCATGCTGGCGCGGGTCGACTTCACACCGCAGGCGCACGTTATGTCCCCGAACGGCGGCAGCGTGCGGCCCGACCTGGTGGTGCACCTGCCGGGCGGCAAGAACGTGGTGGTGGACGCCAAGGCGCCACTGGCCGCGTTCCTGGAGGCCAGCGAGGCCCCACTCGATCATCCGGACGGCGCCGCGCGCCGCGCGCAGGCCGCGACCGCCCACGCGAGGGCCTTGCGAGCCCATGTCGAGGCGCTGGCAGCCAAGGAGTACTGGCGTGCCTTCGACCCTTGCCCTGAACTGGTGATTTGTTTCGTCCCCGGTGAGGCGTTCCTGGCCGAGGCGTGCTCGGCCGACCCCGCCCTGCTGGAGCACGCCATGGCTCGCCGGGTCGTCCTGGCCACACCGACCACCCTGCTGGCCCTGTTGCGCACCGTGGCCCTGACCTGGCAGACCGAGGCGCTCAGCGGCTCGGCCCGCGAGGTGTTCACCGTGGGCCGTGAGCTCTACGCCCGCCTGGGCACCCTGGCCGGTCACACCACCCGGCTCGGCCGCTCCCTCGAACGGGCCGTTGAGGACTACAACGGTCTGGTCGGCACCCTCGAGCGGCGCGTGCTGGTCAGCGCTCGGCGGCTCAACGACCTCGAGCTCACCGACGACGTGCTGCCCAGTCCGACCCCGCTGCTGGTGACGCGGCGCCCGTTGACAGCCCCGGAGCTGCTCGACGACGCCGCTGGTTAG
- the argA gene encoding amino-acid N-acetyltransferase gives MHETPVAPVAKQSGEEFVAALRGAAPYVHAHHGRTFVIAFPGETCARANFDELLSDIALLSSLGVKLVLVHGARPQIDSELAIRSLTPTYAGDLRITDDAAMTAVKAAVGALRMDIEAALSSSLANTPMGGARIKVVGGTWVTARPVGVRDGVDHLLTGQVRRVDIEAIREVLAAERIALLSPVGYSPTGEAFNLRNADVAEAVAIGLGADKLVFVLESDPSTWAIASSAGDAGHLLLGEAERSLAGRPVMDQLSAEDRNCVRAGLAAGRSGVKRVHLVGAGTDGALLRELYTRDGAGLMLYADTDYEATRQATIEDVAGIQALIKPLESAGILVPRSREQLELDIDTFSVLVRDGTVIACHALIEYPDDDAAEFACVAVHPQYRGGHRARSLLLRAEVTARRRGISRLFVLTTRTTHWFVEHGFVAGGPEDLPGTRQAAYDARRNSHVLVKAL, from the coding sequence ATGCACGAGACGCCTGTCGCCCCCGTGGCGAAGCAGAGCGGCGAGGAGTTCGTGGCAGCGCTGCGCGGGGCCGCCCCCTATGTGCACGCCCATCACGGACGCACCTTCGTCATCGCCTTCCCCGGTGAGACCTGTGCCCGGGCGAACTTCGACGAGCTGCTGAGTGACATTGCCCTGCTGTCGAGCCTGGGCGTCAAGCTCGTCCTGGTGCACGGCGCTCGGCCTCAGATCGACAGCGAGTTGGCGATCCGCAGCCTGACACCGACCTATGCCGGCGACCTGCGGATCACCGATGACGCCGCGATGACCGCGGTCAAGGCCGCCGTCGGGGCACTCCGAATGGACATCGAGGCCGCGCTGTCGAGCAGCCTGGCCAACACACCCATGGGTGGTGCCCGGATCAAGGTCGTCGGCGGCACCTGGGTGACCGCCCGCCCGGTCGGCGTGCGCGACGGCGTCGACCATCTGCTCACCGGTCAGGTGCGGCGGGTCGACATCGAGGCCATTCGTGAGGTGTTGGCCGCCGAACGGATCGCCCTGCTCTCCCCCGTGGGGTACAGCCCGACCGGCGAGGCGTTCAACCTGCGCAATGCCGACGTGGCCGAGGCGGTGGCGATCGGGCTGGGTGCCGACAAATTGGTGTTCGTGCTCGAGTCCGATCCGTCCACCTGGGCCATCGCCTCCTCGGCCGGCGACGCCGGGCACCTGCTGCTCGGTGAGGCCGAGCGTTCCCTGGCCGGCCGGCCGGTGATGGACCAGCTCTCCGCCGAGGACCGCAATTGCGTGCGGGCCGGGCTGGCCGCCGGACGCTCGGGCGTCAAGCGCGTCCACCTGGTCGGTGCCGGCACGGACGGCGCATTGTTGCGCGAGCTCTACACCCGGGACGGCGCCGGGCTGATGCTCTACGCCGACACCGACTACGAGGCCACCCGGCAGGCCACCATCGAGGACGTCGCCGGCATCCAAGCCCTGATCAAACCGCTGGAGTCGGCGGGCATCCTGGTGCCGCGATCGCGCGAACAACTCGAACTCGACATCGACACCTTCTCGGTGCTGGTGCGCGACGGCACCGTGATCGCCTGCCACGCCCTGATCGAGTACCCGGACGACGATGCCGCCGAATTCGCCTGTGTCGCAGTGCATCCGCAGTACCGCGGTGGGCATCGCGCCCGCAGCCTGCTGTTGCGAGCCGAGGTGACCGCCCGGCGGCGAGGAATCTCGCGGTTGTTCGTGCTGACCACCCGGACGACGCACTGGTTCGTCGAGCACGGGTTCGTCGCGGGTGGGCCGGAGGATCTGCCGGGGACTCGGCAGGCGGCCTATGACGCGCGGCGGAATTCGCATGTGTTGGTGAAGGCGTTGTAA
- a CDS encoding type II toxin-antitoxin system RelE/ParE family toxin, with protein sequence MTYALRLSPSARRSLERDLPEAVAAAVWEFVSGDLLANPHRVGKALRFDLEGYFSARRGMYRVIYRILDEEVIVEVIKISHRADAYI encoded by the coding sequence GTGACCTATGCGCTGCGGCTGAGTCCCTCCGCACGGCGGAGCCTGGAACGGGACCTGCCCGAGGCGGTTGCCGCCGCGGTGTGGGAGTTCGTGAGTGGCGACCTCTTGGCCAATCCACATCGGGTGGGAAAGGCATTGCGGTTCGACCTCGAGGGCTACTTCAGCGCGCGACGCGGGATGTATCGGGTCATCTACCGCATCCTCGACGAGGAGGTCATCGTCGAGGTCATCAAGATCTCCCATCGTGCGGATGCCTACATATGA
- a CDS encoding type II toxin-antitoxin system Phd/YefM family antitoxin yields the protein METTSLADAKARLSELVATVAGTWERIVITKNGRPAAVLMSVEDLEALVETLEVLSDPEAMAAIRASERPDAEWTTGEEMASIMAKRSGRGAA from the coding sequence ATGGAAACAACTTCCTTGGCTGATGCCAAGGCTCGACTGAGCGAACTTGTCGCCACGGTTGCCGGGACCTGGGAGCGCATCGTGATCACCAAGAATGGGCGCCCGGCGGCGGTGCTCATGTCCGTGGAGGACCTCGAGGCGCTCGTCGAGACTCTGGAGGTCCTCTCGGATCCCGAGGCCATGGCGGCCATTCGGGCCAGCGAACGGCCCGACGCCGAGTGGACGACGGGCGAGGAGATGGCGTCGATCATGGCCAAGCGCTCCGGCCGGGGAGCGGCGTGA